The following coding sequences are from one Nilaparvata lugens isolate BPH chromosome 4, ASM1435652v1, whole genome shotgun sequence window:
- the LOC111056491 gene encoding dynein regulatory complex subunit 4-like has translation MPPKKKGGKGAKGVRGSGGIIDGVSTTEMSREQLEAFATRIREELEREREERNFFQLERDKLRIYWEITRQQLEENRAALRNKNRAIEEAEENHQEEIKILKQKVKHLMYEHHSNLSELKAEQMVTLKLAEEAHCEQEVEHLEDKKSLKSQLSELKLAHNEELKDLRLKHNEEINEIRIDFAHQIDTLEMKSEERLTACRNQLTLNKKLELSELEERKNRQIDQLVANHQEAFKELKSYYSDITLNNLSLITTLKEQMSDMKKTEDKMEKRLHELTAENKRLIQPLQVARDQVADLQHQLQSYEKDKMSLVNCKRQLASVTKQFQDLTAEHDVLELAMEKVKKERDELHDRFVSAVLELQQKAGLKNVLLEKKLSSLEETLEKREVQLAEAMSAANLDSKAMRPINTKLEEQMSDMKKTEDKMEKRLHELTAENKRLIQPLQVARDQVADLQHQLQSYEKDKMSLVNCKRQLASVTKQFQDLTAEHDVLELAMEKVKKERDELHDRFVSAVLELQQKAGLKNVLLEKKLSSLEETLEKREVQLAEAMSAANLDSKAMRPINTKLEELLNVKNKQLKQMELELAKVCKAHDDILHAYESKMGDFGLTKDQFAHRRFGDISARRKQDSGDQVVDGAL, from the exons ATG CCGCCGAAAAAGAAAGGAGGCAAAGGCGCAAAAGGCGTGAGAGGCAGTGGCGGGATCATAGATGGCGTCTCGACGACCGAGATGTCACGCGAACAGCTGGAGGCGTTTGCGACGCGCATCCGAGAGGAgctggagagagagagggaggagCGCAACTTCTTCCAGCTGGAGAGAGATAAGCTGAGGATCTACTGGGAGATCACTCGCCAGCAGTTGGAGGAGAATAGGGCTGCTTTGCG AAATAAGAATAGAGCCATAGAAGAAGCTGAGGAAAATCACCAGGAAGAGATCAAGATTTTGAAGCAAAAAGTGAAGCATTTGATGTATGAACACCATAGCAACTTGTCTGAGCTCAAA GCTGAGCAAATGGTAACGTTGAAGTTGGCTGAAGAAGCGCACTGTGAACAAGAAGTAGAACATCTTGAAGACAAGAAATCGTTGAAAAGCCAGTTGTCTGAATTAAAATTGGCTCACAATGAAGAATTGAAAGACCTCAGATTG AAACATAACGAGGAAATCAACGAGATCCGTATTGATTTTGCACATCAAATCGACACATTAGAAATGAAATCAGAAGAACGGTTGACAGCCTGCAGGAACCAGTTGACGTTGAATAAGAAACTGGAACTGTCCGAATTGGAAGAACGAAAAAACCGTCAAATTGATCAACTGGTTGCTAATCACCAGGAGGCTTTCAAGGAGCTAAAATCCTACTACAGTGATATCACACTTAATAATTTGTCCCTTATCACAACACTCAAg GAGCAAATGTCAGACATGAAAAAGACTGAAGATAAAATGGAGAAAAGGCTGCATGAGTTGACTGCAGAAAACAAACGATTAATTCAGCCATTGCAAGTGGCAAGAGACCAAGTGGCAGATCTGCAACATCAGCTACAATCATATGAGAAGGATAAGATGTCACTTGTC aattgtaAACGCCAGCTTGCATCTGTTACAAAACAATTCCAGGATCTCACTGCAGAGCATGACGTTCTCGAACTTGCTATGGAAAAG gtgaagaaagaaagagatgaGCTGCACGACAGATTTGTGTCAGCAGTCCTAGAGTTGCAACAAAAGGCTGGCTTGAAAAATGTGTTGCTAGAGAAGAAATTGTCATCACTGGAAGAAACGTTGGAAAAGAGAGAAGTGCAATTGGCTGAGGCCATGTCTGCTGCTAACCTGGATTCGAAAGCTATGAGGCCAATAAATACCAAACTTGAG GAGCAAATGTCAGACATGAAAAAGACTGAAGATAAAATGGAGAAAAGGCTGCATGAGTTGACTGCAGAAAACAAACGATTAATTCAGCCATTGCAAGTGGCAAGAGACCAAGTGGCAGATCTGCAACATCAGCTACAATCATATGAGAAGGATAAGATGTCACTTGTC aattgtaAACGCCAGCTTGCATCTGTTACAAAACAATTCCAGGATCTCACTGCAGAGCATGACGTTCTCGAACTTGCTATGGAAAAG gtgaagaaagaaagagatgaGCTGCACGACAGATTTGTGTCAGCAGTCCTAGAGTTGCAACAAAAGGCTGGCTTGAAAAATGTGTTGCTTGAAAAGAAATTGTCATCACTGGAAGAAACGTTGGAAAAGAGAGAAGTGCAATTGGCTGAGGCCATGTCTGCTGCTAACCTGGATTCGAAAGCTATGAGGCCAATAAATACCAAACTTGAG GAGCTCCTGAATGtgaaaaacaaacaattgaaacaaatggaACTGGAGCTTGCCAAAGTGTGTAAAGCTCATGATGACATTTTGCACGCTTATGAATCGAAAATGGGAGATTTCGGTTTGACCAAAGATCAATTCGCTCATAGACGATTTGGTGACATAAGTGCCAGAAGAAAACAAGATAGTGGTGATCAAGTGGTTGATGGTGCTTTGTGA